The following proteins are encoded in a genomic region of Macrobrachium nipponense isolate FS-2020 chromosome 44, ASM1510439v2, whole genome shotgun sequence:
- the LOC135204355 gene encoding uncharacterized protein LOC135204355 isoform X4 has product MGLLRCSLCSIWVQSSGMSLHLRKFHGIIKVNKNATSLGELSSGNKAETTVKPGKSYVIKVSGQTVSAGQPLVGSSTKKSNNIEILSSSASLTKPAYKLITSDGKVYPNTIRLQNSSSGIGGKVIVRPSVPFNNGVPVVTYGSRMIMKANRNISEGKIRMPISSKTGICKVVPAGGAVLQSTSQFAKSVGGVTTVQISGGNIVATSSSGKVSKMKTKFCAELGKPLINVDKKIISRSYKVVEKCSSNKTLPLTNVDLERTNKNKSTNVGVETTVKSPGEKSEVSHTRTKGVSNRKKELMLDMEGPDEKLAFLKFDHSDDIFEEFALSLEKIQKEKESLAKKGKPSTKQKSVPPVSNQSTVVPSEKSDCNGKAESSKPVSNKKRRKQVLKPVLEPGGDVNMETPITSKVKVRKKGKNVLPDSECHTPKVGKKTSPTITVNTKKYRRKFKENKCDTPKCTPKTSQQTPKGKRGGWKKKRPVGRPRREEVSEVSTPNLTGLDTMFNEPTHEDVENEPVLSPKREEEDNIPTVELDLFTLSSLNEKVSVLLTEPHNPDFKVYASMDAIFVGDSALGDVTNQIGYVTDSNNVVFVNPGHFLFPNVQELDKFIPSPIMTIKEKMSLSPRKLCKRATNVKLSVISKENQGVENNQESQGNSRESKISPTKKKTSIADSKINSYTGHKKSLKDKSLGLMVSSSDVVRDSKENVPLARLDGSSGNSKDVRVRRRSARHSGENKGDEQLPSVLNKDEELPGAEIEIKKGEPRSRTMSGSLKLGRNVQVKHLIDGQGKEENVDCDKVDCDKILKVVISPIKSEFQNLVQELKAGLLKSSGNHRIALSFDNDCPERIPNKKKLECDTKDLDVRFEDNDTVILSKPRLRTRSADSVPCGKSSKADSLPSDISSNRYNRLSRRKGRLKSESDSSFRTQHDGEEMGISEQVLSQSRHDFRNISGSTSEDNSDCVSRNGRRKSLSKSTCESLSKEDSLMAVMALAENSVIKGKNLDIKNEPSVIRNRPVRERRPSSKWLESLAFGKCSKRLSTPKLRTERSVSDTSDHSSSGKLRNNDESAKTLDMKKLRDEVRSLTIISGNQNRGPGLTTNNKDVNVVDVLCHSEMSECIESKVYNSNVGCNSIDYNKTSVVVAKSKTNKSNDDWEKGSEMVEDGVGDLLDIVRAGNIQNRIDDETTDTEVNQEEELLCKIDGSQKLNQQQKTKKKKNKKIQYNTHVKNIDEMVVKLDNKMAVGTIIDNDTINQDDDDEEAFLEGGIDEDEMKCKEGNADDCKDLGVCFEGVEDEADINIKSEKQEQPLEKGTKGVATEVKVTQSDKNTECHELSSQHERRDKKNASLDNVFTSTVTKLYLSEGIESSESSETLVSDDSLCKSFSGKEISSEDSSGKSTAERCTASSEESSTENIVEDDEVVVQRKYKVDLCKSSQLSKVIRIDEEISFKVNQEEQAKIFYTLNKGELSDEGLDSPERARKLTDFEEDKLLEEIFDECEKLPHEKLNFVEELEVKSCDRKSLLNCDKNTKFLVKHTPKTSEKLEEGNHNQNMRSTFDKFEEIEPELYEDSESESNDDSEIDKGSLTNIEPGVETGLVENSIQKITESEETGLAENSTQKIIESEEVPWTNHEKSELRDHKFLNNLEDNSKMSELLVNDTLVGNHKEEVVCQDEITKLDLTLERMDCKIKGCDAGILSQPTTDLAYPKDGFEKDVTSKFVGNLEKTVEKRITADLKLAEAASCTEVFEEMSKEAPVNPIINFEKTATGRLDSSEETIRKEASARDLQLQEEVKNTDIPEEIYKENTAGEKIYEETLGKEILHDTEMCVKEAPTNSGNSVFNINVSPRLSKELSIVCSDSSTVGSRSPHSKKEKCRSPRSTGPLSPLKISPLCPSREWHGRGAKLKAQVLIQDQQSGVTAQVLIHDQQTGVTNSERGKYSPRSTGHLSPLKISPELSPPREWHGRGAKLKAQVLIQDQQTYVADSERERHSPKSTSDLSPLKESPELSPPREWHGRGAKLKAQVLIQDQQTNVTDSENERNSPKTTNDLSPLKVSPELSSPREWHGRGAKLKAQVLIQDQQTGVIDSHVVCSGLGIADVKKGFGTDGSDDKSGAYVKSEKEKTISSTKITSPKVSGVSHSNTGISLKSPKPSKFVHDDREWQARGAKLKAQIMISDQQNGQMNTLVEPMDNSFSPVLKSPPAKKAKLGSPPVNMKDIRSFFTVQKASEQKFKKGVSGSDVMPKSSSSTQADSPSSPNCASSSSAWKMRSPTADFTNEHSLLDDVASDEKSFVKANPVTVPNDKHNKRNGKIIHHVENNWNGRMVSCIESSSKLVSPNNSKLNEPNHKLTPPSAGSSSMPLSPSTGNSTFVKPDPHSIGSTKLLSSPQCVTDSSNKDSPQTFRRRKLKLYSVTSSDIRTFFAPVKSTKRKLESSSPLDCKAIKREESSLLKLPKNMEVPEIHPLQTTCQPSKIMSEKFQTLDSATSPDFEGFPYGSRQSGVRARTLVRLITLIKSKKWYGLGNFPFPLDQLCDWNDGMLEDRLFDKYS; this is encoded by the coding sequence ATGGGTTTGTTACGGTGTTCGTTATGTTCTATATGGGTGCAGAGTAGTGGGATGTCTTTGCACTTGAGAAAATTCCATGGCATTATAAAAGTCAATAAAAATGCTACGTCGCTTGGTGAGCTCTCTAGTGGCAATAAAGCAGAGACTACGGTAAAGCCTGGGAAAAGTTATGTGATCAAAGTCAGCGGTCAGACTGTGTCTGCAGGGCAGCCACTTGTAGGCAGTTCCACCAAGAAATctaataatattgaaatattatCTTCCAGTGCAAGTCTTACCAAACCAGCCTATAAATTAATAACATCGGATGGGAAGGTTTATCCAAATACTATACGCCTTCAGAATTCATCCAGTGGAATAGGAGGAAAGGTCATTGTCCGACCATCTGTGCCGTTTAATAATGGTGTACCTGTGGTGACCTACGGGTCTCGAATGATCATGAAAGCGAATAGAAATATATCGGAAGGGAAGATCAGAATGCCAATATCCAGTAAAACTGGTATTTGCAAAGTAGTACCTGCTGGTGGGGCAGTGTTGCAAAGCACCTCTCAGTTTGCAAAGTCAGTCGGTGGTGTCACCACTGTGCAGATCAGTGGTGGGAATATTGTGGCTACTTCAAGTTCAGGCAAGGTGTCAAAAATGAAGACGAAGTTCTGTGCAGAGTTAGGGAAACCATTAATAAATGttgataagaaaataatatctaGATCTTATAAGGTTGTAGAAAAATGCTCAAGTAACAAGACTTTGCCATTAACAAATGTAGATTTAGAaaggacaaataaaaataagagtacGAATGTGGGTGTTGAAACAACAGTGAAATCTCCTGGCGAAAAAAGTGAGGTATCTCATACCAGGACTAAAGGCGTGAGTAACAGAAAGAAGGAATTGATGCTAGATATGGAAGGTCCAGATGAAAAGCTTGCATTTTTGAAATTTGATCACAGTGATGACATATTTGAGGAATTTGCTTTAAGTTTAGAGAAAATTCAGAAGGAGAAAGAGTCTCTGGCAAAAAAAGGGAAGCCAAGCACCAAACAAAAATCTGTACCTCCTGTAAGCAATCAAAGCACAGTAGTGCCTAGTGAAAAAAGTGACTGTAATGGAAAAGCAGAGAGTTCAAAGCCTGTGTCCAATAAAAAACGCCGTAAGCAAGTCTTGAAGCCTGTGCTGGAACCTGGAGGTGACGTCAACATGGAAACTCCAATCACTTCCAAAGTCAAAGTGaggaaaaagggtaaaaatgtgTTACCAGACAGTGAATGCCATACACCCAAAGTTGGTAAAAAAACTAGTCCAACCATCACAGTTAATACGaagaaatatagaagaaaattTAAAGAGAACAAATGTGATACTCCTAAATGTACTCCAAAGACATCTCAGCAgacacctaaaggtaaacgtGGTGGTTGGAAAAAGAAAAGGCCAGTTGGACGCCCCCGCAGAGAGGAAGTTAGTGAAGTGAGCACTCCTAATTTAACCGGGTTAGACACAATGTTTAATGAACCAACTCATGAAGATGTGGAGAATGAACCAGTATTGTCACCCAAACGTGAAGAGGAGGACAATATTCCTACTGTAGAATTGGACCTGTTTACTCTATCCTCGCTTAATGAAAAAGTATCTGTTTTGCTCACAGAGCCCCATAACCCAGATTTTAAAGTTTATGCCAGCATGGATGCAATATTTGTTGGAGATTCCGCTCTTGGTGACGTTACAAACCAAATTGGGTATGTGACAGACTCCAACAATGTTGTGTTTGTAAATCCTGGTCATTTCCTCTTCCCCAATGTACAGGAACTTGATAAATTTATTCCTAGCCCAATAATGACAATAAAGGAAAAGATGAGCTTGTCACCTAGAAAGCTATGTAAACGTGCCACTAATGTTAAATTATCAGTAATTAGTAAAGAGAATCAGGGTGTTGAAAATAATCAAGAATCTCAGGGAAATAGTAGAGAATCTAAGATATCTCCTACCAAGAAGAAAACTAGTATTGCAGACAGTAAGATAAACTCTTATACTGGGCATAAAAAATCATTGAAGGACAAAAGTTTAGGGTTGATGGTATCAAGCAGTGATGTTGTGCGAGATAGTAAAGAGAATGTTCCCCTAGCTAGATTGGACGGTTCTTCTGGAAACTCAAAGGATGTGAGGGTAAGACGACGTAGTGCTCGTCACAGcggagaaaataaaggagatgaacaGTTGCCTTCAGTTTTAAATAAAGATGAAGAATTGCCTGGTGCTGAAATAGAAATTAAGAAAGGGGAACCTAGGTCCAGAACAATGTCAGGGAGTCTGAAATTGGGGAGAAATGTACAGGTAAAGCACTTAATTGATGGTCAAGGTAAAGAGGAAAATGTAGACTGTGACAAGGTTGACTGTGACAAGATTTTGAAAGTCGTGATATCTCCTATCAAGTCCGAATTCCAGAACTTGGTACAAGAGTTGAAAGCGGGACTTCTAAAGTCTTCAGGGAATCACAGAATAGCACTTTCGTTTGATAATGACTGCCCTGAAAGAATTCCTAATAAAAAGAAGCTTGAATGTGATACTAAAGATTTAGATGTCAGATTTGAAGACAATGACACTGTTATTTTGAGTAAGCCAAGGTTGCGAACTAGGTCAGCAGATAGTGTCCCATGTGGAAAAAGCTCCAAAGCTGACTCTCTTCCTAGTGATATTAGTAGTAATAGGTATAACCGTTTGTCCAGAAGGAAAGGTCGATTAAAAAGTGAAAGTGATTCTTCATTTAGGACACAACATGACGGTGAGGAAATGGGAATCTCAGAGCAAGTGTTGTCTCAAAGTAGACATGATTTTAGAAATATTAGTGGTAGTACATCAGAGGACAATAGTGATTGTGTGTCTCGTAATGGGAGAAGAAAATCTCTTTCCAAAAGTACCTGTGAAAGTCTGTCAAAAGAAGATTCCTTAATGGCTGTAATGGCATTGGCAGAAAATTCTGTGATAAAAGGTAAAAACTTAGATATTAAAAATGAACCCAGTGTAATTAGAAACCGaccagttagagagagaagacctAGCTCTAAGTGGCTTGAAAGTCTAGCCTTTGGTAAGTGCTCTAAAAGGCTTTCTACACCCAAGCTCAGGACTGAACGGTCTGTGTCAGACACTAGTGATCATTCAAGCTCTGGAAAACTACGGAACAATGATGAAAGTGCAAAAACACTTGATATGAAAAAACTAAGGGATGAAGTGAGGTCACTTACAATCATTTCAGGAAACCAAAATAGAGGGCCAGGtttaacaacaaacaacaaagatGTAAATGTGGTTGATGTACTATGTCACAGTGAAATGAGTGAGTGTATCGAGAGTAAAGTATATAATAGTAATGTTGGCTGTAATAGTATTGATTATAATAAAACCTCAGTTGTTGTTGCCAAGAGTAAAACTAATAAGAGCAATGATGACTGGGAAAAGGGAAGTGAAATGGTAGAGGATGGTGTTGGGGATTTATTAGATATTGTTAGAGCAGGAAACATACAAAACAGAATAGATGATGAGACAACAGACACTGAAGTTAATCAGGAAGAGGAACTTTTGTGCAAAATTGATGGATCACAGAAGTTGAATCagcaacaaaagacaaaaaagaagaaaaacaagaaaattcaataCAATACTCATGTAAAAAATATAGATGAAATGGTGGTTAAACTTGATAACAAAATGGCAGTTGGCACAATAATTGACAATGACACTATAaaccaagatgatgatgatgaagaagcaTTTTTGGAAGGTGGAATAGATGAAGACGAAATGAAGTGCAAAGAGGGAAACGCTGATGACTGTAAGGATCTAGGTGTTTGTTTTGAGGGAGTTGAGGATGAAGcagatattaatataaaaagtGAGAAGCAGGAGCAACCACTTGAGAAAGGCACTAAGGGAGTTGCTACTGAGGTAAAAGTTACTCAAAGTGACAAGAATACTGAATGTCATGAATTGTCATCACAACATGAAAGACGTGACAAAAAGAATGCCTCTCTTGATAATGTATTTACAAGTACTGTAACAAAGTTATATCTTTCAGAGGGTATTGAAAGTTCTGAATCATCAGAAACACTTGTTTCTGATGATTCTTTGTGTAAGAGCTTTTCTGGTAAAGAGATTTCTAGTGAAGATTCTAGCGGCAAAAGTACAGCAGAAAGATGTACAGCAAGTAGTGAAGAGAGTAGTACAGAAAATATAGTTGAGGATGATGAAGTAGTAGTGCAGAGGAAGTACAAAGTTGACCTTTGTAAAAGTTCACAACTTTCCAAAGTAATTAGAATAGATGAAGAGATATCATTCAAAGTGAACCAAGAGGAACAAGCAAAAATattttacactttaaacaaaGGTGAATTGTCTGATGAAGGCCTGGACTCACCTGAAAGAGCAAGGAAGTTGACTGACTTTGAAGAGGACAAACTTTTGGAAGAAATTTTTGATGAATGTGAGAAATTACCGCATGAAAAATTAAACTTTGTGGAGGAATTGGAAGTAAAGTCATGTGACAGGAAAAGTTTACTAAATtgtgacaaaaatacaaaatttttagtCAAACATACCCCCAAAACAAGTGAAAAACTTGAAGAAggaaatcataatcaaaatatgaGGAGTACATTTGATAAGTTTGAAGAGATCGAACCGGAATTGTATGAGGACAGTGAATCAGAATCGAATGACGATAGTGAAATAGATAAAGGGAGTCTTACAAATATTGAACCTGGTGTTGAAACAGGATTGGTAGAGAACAGCATTCAGAAAATAACAGAAAGTGAGGAAACAGGATTGGCAGAGAACAGCACCCAGAAAATAATAGAAAGCGAGGAAGTACCTTGGACAAACCATGAAAAGAGTGAATTGAGGGACCAcaaatttctaaataatttagAAGACAATAGTAAAATGTCAGAGTTGTTGGTAAATGATACTTTAGTTGGAAACCATAAGGAAGAGGTTGTTTGTCAGGATGAAATAACTAAATTAGATCTCACTCTGGAAAGGATGGATTGTAAAATAAAGGGCTGTGATGCTGGAATCCTTAGTCAACCCACAACTGATTTAGCTTATCCCAAAGATGGGTTTGAGAAAGATGTTACTTCAAAGTTTGTTGGTAACTTGGAGAAGACAGTTGAAAAAAGAATTACTGCCGATTTAAAACTGGCAGAAGCAGCCAGTTGTACTGAAGTGTTCGAAGAGATGAGCAAAGAAGCTCCAGTTAATCCCATAATCAATTTTGAAAAGACCGCAACTGGAAGGTTAGATTCCTCAGAGGAGACTATTAGAAAAGAAGCAAGTGCCAGAGATTTACAGTTGCAAGAAGAGGTTAAGAATACTGATATTCCAGAAGAGATTTATAAGGAAAATACTGCTGGTGAAAAAATCTATGAAGAAACCTTAGGAAAAGAAATTCTTCATGATACTGAAATGTGTGTGAAAGAAGCTCCTACTAATAGTGGCAACTCTGTCTTCAATATAAATGTTTCACCAAGACTTTCCAAAGAGTTAAGTATTGTGTGTTCTGATTCCAGTACTGTTGGTAGTAGGTCCCCtcatagtaaaaaagaaaaatgtaggaGCCCTAGATCTACAGGTCCTTTGTCACCCTTAAAAATTTCACCATTGTGTCCATCTCGGGAATGGCATGGACGAGGGGCTAAACTCAAAGCTCAAGTACTTATTCAAGATCAGCAGTCTGGTGTTACAGCTCAAGTACTTATTCATGATCAACAGACTGGTGTTACTAATTCTGAGAGGGGAAAATATTCACCCAGATCTACAGGTCATTTATCTCCCTTGAAAATTTCACCAGAATTATCTCCACCACGGGAATGGCATGGTCGTGGAGCTAAACTCAAAGCTCAAGTGCTTATTCAGGATCAGCAGACATATGTTGCTGATTCTGAGAGGGAAAGACATTCACCCAAATCTACATCTGATTTGTCTCCCTTGAAAGAGTCGCCAGAATTATCTCCACCACGGGAATGGCATGGTCGTGGAGCTAAACTCAAAGCGCAAGTGCTTATTCAAGATCAGCAGACAAATGTTACTGATTCTGAGAATGAAAGAAATTCACCCAAAACTACCAATGATTTGTCTCCCCTGAAAGTTTCACCCGAGTTATCTTCACCTCGGGAATGGCATGGTCGTGGAGCTAAACTTAAAGCACAAGTACTTATTCAGGATCAGCAGACAGGTGTTATTGATTCTCATGTAGTTTGCTCTGGTCTTGGTATTGCAGATGTTAAGAAGGGTTTTGGAACAGATGGATCAGATGATAAATCAGGTGCTTACGTGAAAAGTGAGAAAGAAAAGACTATTTCAAGTACTAAAATTACGAGTCCAAAAGTTAGTGGAGTATCCCATTCTAATACTGGCATTTCCCTGAAGTCCCCTAAACCTTCTAAATTTGTGCACGATGATCGCGAGTGGCAAGCAAGAGGAGCCAAACTGAAAGCACAGATTATGATTAGTGACCAGCAGAATGGCCAAATGAACACCTTAGTGGAACCAATGGACAACAGCTTCTCCCCAGTTCTCAAGTCTCCTCCTGCAAAGAAAGCAAAACTTGGAAGTCCACCTGTGAATATGAAAGATATTAGATCATTCTTCACAGTTCAGAAGGCTTCAGAACAAAAATTCAAGAAAGGTGTGAGTGGATCTGATGTCATGCCTAAATCAAGCTCTTCCACACAAGCTGACTCTCCCAGTTCACCTAACTGTGCAAGCTCTTCAAGTGCCTGGAAAATGAGATCTCCCACTGCTGATTTTACCAATGAACATTCTTTGCTAGATGATGTAGCTTCTGATGAAAAAAGCTTTGTGAAAGCTAATCCTGTCACTGTACCTAATGATAAACATAATAAACGGAATGGCAAGATCATCCATCACGTTGAAAACAACTGGAATGGCAGAATGGTCAGTTGCATTGAATCTTCAAGTAAACTAGTATCTCCAAATAACAGTAAGTTAAATGAACCGAACCACAAGCTTACTCCTCCCAGTGCCGGATCTTCCAGTATGCCTCTGTCTCCAAGTACAGGTAATAGTACTTTTGTAAAACCAGACCCTCATAGTATAGGTTCTACCAAACTTCTTAGCAGTCCACAGTGTGTAACAGACTCTTCCAACAAAGATAGTCCTCAGACATTCAGGAGAAGGAAGTTAAAATTATATTCTGTCACTAGTAGTGACATAAGAACATTCTTTGCTCCAGTTAAAAGTACCAAAAGAAAGCTAGAATCCTCATCACCACTTGATTGCAAGGCTATAAAACGAGAAGAAAGTTCCCTGTTGAAATTACCAAAGAATATGGAAGTTCCTGAGATCCATCCTTTGCAGACTACCTGTCAGCCAAGTAAaatcatgtctgaaaaattccaGACTTTGGACTCTGCAACCTCACCAGACTTTGAAGGCTTCCCGTATGGTTCAAGGCAATCAGGTGTCCGAGCCAGAACTTTAGTGAGATTAATAActcttataaaaagtaaaaaatggtaTGGATTGggtaattttccttttcctttagatCAATTATGTGACTGGAATGATGGCATGTTAGAAGACAGATTATTTGATAAGTATTCATAG